The Streptomyces sp. DH-12 genome has a window encoding:
- a CDS encoding ATP-dependent Clp protease ATP-binding subunit, translating to MTSGFVGPEGDPFAEFLARFFGGQRPRQIDIGRLLSQPARELVRGAAQYAAEHGSRDLDTQHLLRAALSAEPTRSLLSRAGADPDSLASQIDDRSGPVQHPPGEAPPPTSLSLTPAVKRALLDAHEMARASGAGYIGPEHVLSALAANPDSAAGHILNAARFAPSGPPEAPEAQQPRTERPRPATGTPTLDKYGRDLTELAREGRIDPVIGRDTEIEQTVEVLSRRGKNNPVLIGDAGVGKTAVVEGLAERIAEGDVPDILLGRRVVALDLTGVVAGTRYRGDFEERMNNLVDEIRAHSDQLIVFIDELHTVVGAGGGGEGGSMDAGNILKPALARGELNIVGATTLEEYRRIEKDAALARRFQPIMVPEPTPSDTVEILRGLRDRYEAHHQVRYTDEALVAAVELSDRYLSERRLPDKAIDLIDQAGARVRLRARTKGTDVRAMEREVEQLTCDKDQAVADEQYEQAMRLRDRITELKERIAQAGGGDEVDEGQSLWVDAEAIAEVVARQTGIPVSRLTEEEKDRLLGLEQHLHQRVVGQEEAVRVVSDAVLRSRAGLSSPDRPIGSFLFLGPTGVGKTELARALAEALFGSEDRMVRLDMSEYQERHTVSRLVGAPPGYVGHEEAGQLTEVVRRHPYSLLLLDEVEKAHPDVFNILLQVLDDGRLTDSQGRTVDFSNSVIVMTSNLGSEAITRRGATLGFATGGAEADEEARREQILRPLREHFRPEFLNRIDEIVVFRQLTAGELRQITDLLLESTRRRLKGQGITADFTDAAVDWLAERGYEPEYGARPLRRTIQREVDNQLSRLLLDGQVKEGGRVTVDTQDGRLTFRTRETPTPEL from the coding sequence ATGACGAGTGGTTTCGTCGGCCCGGAGGGTGACCCGTTCGCAGAATTCCTCGCCCGCTTCTTCGGCGGGCAGCGCCCCCGTCAGATCGACATCGGCAGGCTTCTCAGCCAGCCCGCCCGGGAACTCGTGCGCGGCGCCGCCCAGTACGCGGCCGAGCACGGCAGCCGTGACCTGGACACCCAGCACCTGCTGCGCGCCGCCCTCTCCGCCGAGCCGACCCGGAGTCTGCTCAGCCGCGCGGGCGCGGACCCGGACTCGCTGGCGTCCCAGATCGACGACCGGTCGGGACCCGTGCAGCACCCTCCCGGCGAGGCCCCGCCGCCGACCTCGCTGTCCCTGACGCCCGCCGTCAAACGGGCGCTGCTGGACGCGCACGAGATGGCCCGGGCGAGCGGCGCCGGTTACATCGGCCCGGAGCACGTGCTCAGCGCCCTCGCCGCCAATCCCGACTCGGCGGCCGGGCACATCCTCAACGCGGCCCGTTTCGCCCCGTCCGGCCCGCCGGAGGCGCCGGAGGCCCAGCAGCCCCGCACCGAGCGCCCCCGGCCCGCGACGGGCACGCCGACGCTGGACAAGTACGGCCGTGATCTCACCGAGCTGGCCCGGGAGGGCCGGATCGACCCGGTGATCGGGCGGGACACGGAGATCGAGCAGACCGTCGAGGTGCTGTCCCGGCGCGGCAAGAACAACCCGGTGCTGATCGGCGACGCGGGGGTCGGCAAGACCGCCGTGGTGGAAGGACTGGCCGAGCGGATCGCCGAGGGGGACGTGCCCGACATCCTGCTCGGCCGCCGCGTGGTCGCCCTGGACCTGACCGGCGTGGTCGCCGGCACCCGGTACCGGGGCGACTTCGAGGAGCGGATGAACAACCTCGTCGACGAGATCCGCGCCCACTCCGACCAGCTGATCGTCTTCATCGACGAGCTGCACACCGTGGTCGGCGCGGGAGGAGGCGGCGAGGGCGGCTCCATGGACGCGGGCAACATCCTCAAGCCGGCCCTGGCGCGCGGCGAGCTGAACATCGTCGGCGCGACGACCCTGGAGGAGTACCGGCGGATCGAGAAGGACGCGGCCCTGGCCCGCCGCTTCCAGCCGATCATGGTGCCGGAGCCGACGCCCTCGGACACGGTCGAGATCCTGCGCGGCCTGCGCGACCGCTACGAGGCGCACCACCAGGTCCGCTACACCGACGAGGCGCTGGTGGCGGCCGTGGAGCTGTCCGACCGCTATCTCAGCGAGCGGCGGCTGCCGGACAAGGCGATCGACCTCATCGACCAGGCGGGCGCCCGGGTGCGGCTGCGGGCGCGCACCAAGGGCACCGACGTCCGCGCGATGGAGCGTGAGGTCGAGCAGCTGACCTGCGACAAGGACCAGGCGGTCGCGGACGAGCAGTACGAACAGGCCATGCGGCTGCGGGACCGCATCACGGAGCTGAAGGAGCGCATCGCGCAGGCCGGCGGCGGCGACGAGGTCGACGAGGGCCAGAGCCTGTGGGTGGACGCCGAGGCGATCGCCGAGGTGGTGGCCCGGCAGACGGGCATCCCGGTCAGCCGGCTCACCGAGGAGGAGAAGGACCGTCTGCTGGGCCTGGAGCAGCACCTGCACCAGCGGGTGGTGGGCCAGGAAGAGGCCGTACGGGTCGTCTCGGACGCCGTGCTGCGCTCCCGCGCGGGCCTGTCCAGCCCGGACCGGCCGATCGGCAGCTTCCTGTTCCTCGGCCCGACGGGCGTCGGAAAGACGGAGCTGGCGCGGGCGCTCGCCGAGGCGCTGTTCGGCAGCGAGGACCGGATGGTGCGGCTCGACATGAGCGAGTACCAGGAGCGGCACACGGTGAGCCGTCTGGTGGGCGCCCCGCCCGGCTACGTGGGTCACGAGGAGGCCGGGCAGCTCACCGAGGTGGTGCGCCGGCACCCGTACTCGCTGCTGCTGCTCGACGAGGTGGAGAAGGCGCACCCGGACGTTTTCAACATCCTGCTGCAGGTGCTGGACGACGGCCGGCTGACCGACTCGCAGGGCCGCACGGTGGACTTCTCCAACAGCGTCATCGTGATGACCAGCAACCTCGGTTCCGAGGCCATCACCCGGCGCGGCGCCACCCTGGGCTTCGCGACGGGCGGCGCGGAGGCCGACGAGGAGGCGCGGCGGGAGCAGATCCTGCGGCCGCTGCGGGAGCACTTCCGGCCCGAGTTCCTCAACCGGATCGACGAGATCGTGGTGTTCCGCCAGCTCACCGCGGGGGAACTGCGGCAGATCACCGACCTGCTGCTGGAGAGCACCCGCCGCCGGCTGAAGGGGCAGGGCATCACCGCCGACTTCACCGACGCGGCCGTGGACTGGCTCGCCGAACGCGGCTACGAACCGGAGTACGGCGCCCGCCCGTTGCGCCGCACCATCCAGCGGGAGGTGGACAACCAGCTGTCCCGGCTGCTGCTGGACGGCCAGGTGAAGGAGGGCGGCCGGGTGACGGTGGACACGCAGGACGGACGCCTGACGTTCCGCACGCGGGAGACGCCGACGCCGGAGCTGTGA